From a region of the Acidimicrobiales bacterium genome:
- a CDS encoding glycoside hydrolase family 13 protein, with translation MTLTTNAGSRNRSASELPWWRHGVVYQVYIRSFADGNGDGTGDIAGLRSRLGYLHELGVDAIWITPWYPSPLHDGGYDVADYRDINPGFGTLEEAEALIREAHDLGIRLLVDLVPNHTSSEHAWFKAALEAGPGSPERDRYIFREGKGADGSEPPTNWTSVFGGPAWSRLPDGQWYLHIFDVTQPDLNWENPEVRQEFLDIFEFWLDRGVDGMRVDVAHGLVKDPTFPDVDHQTAVLASEHVPNHPHWDRDGVHEIIRGWRQVLDRYDERMMVAEAWVHADRLPLYLRSDEYHQSFNFDLLDTDWSAQGFRSVIAQSAAAASAVGATTTWVLSNHDVMRHATRYGLPPGTDWRNWFIAGPHGALDVELGATRARAATLLTLSLPGAAYIYQGEELGLPEVWDLPEDVLDDPTWERSEHTVKGRDGCRVPIPWTIEGQSFGFGGPAWLPQPPSFGSMSVEAQHNDPQSMLNLYRNALSLRSQWFAADEKLEMLELGPDLVAFERGTGARCVVNMGSAAASVNTDGRLVLLSSSPLSSPADGVVQLPPDTAVWLVPADG, from the coding sequence ATGACCCTCACCACCAATGCCGGCTCGCGGAACCGCTCGGCTTCAGAGCTGCCATGGTGGCGCCACGGCGTCGTGTATCAGGTGTACATACGCTCGTTCGCCGACGGCAACGGCGACGGCACCGGCGACATCGCCGGTCTGCGCAGCAGGTTGGGCTACCTACACGAACTGGGTGTGGACGCGATCTGGATCACACCCTGGTATCCGTCGCCACTTCACGACGGCGGATATGACGTCGCCGACTATCGCGACATCAACCCTGGCTTCGGCACCCTCGAAGAGGCCGAGGCACTCATTCGTGAGGCCCACGATCTGGGCATCAGGTTGTTGGTCGACCTGGTGCCCAACCACACTTCGAGCGAGCATGCATGGTTCAAGGCTGCGCTCGAGGCCGGCCCGGGCAGCCCCGAACGCGACCGCTACATCTTTCGCGAGGGCAAGGGCGCCGATGGCTCTGAGCCGCCCACCAACTGGACGTCGGTGTTCGGTGGGCCGGCATGGTCGCGTCTGCCCGATGGTCAGTGGTACCTGCACATATTCGATGTAACCCAGCCAGACCTCAACTGGGAGAACCCCGAGGTTCGCCAGGAGTTCCTGGACATCTTCGAGTTCTGGCTCGACCGTGGTGTCGACGGAATGCGCGTCGACGTCGCCCACGGCCTGGTCAAGGACCCGACTTTCCCCGACGTAGACCACCAGACCGCGGTGCTGGCATCAGAACACGTGCCCAACCATCCACATTGGGATCGCGACGGTGTGCACGAGATCATCCGCGGGTGGAGGCAGGTGCTCGACCGCTACGACGAGCGGATGATGGTGGCCGAGGCGTGGGTGCACGCCGACAGGCTGCCCCTGTACCTGCGCTCCGACGAGTATCACCAGTCGTTCAACTTCGACCTCCTCGACACCGACTGGTCGGCGCAGGGCTTCAGGTCCGTCATCGCCCAATCCGCGGCTGCAGCCAGCGCGGTCGGGGCCACCACAACGTGGGTGTTGTCCAACCACGACGTCATGCGTCACGCGACCCGCTACGGGCTTCCGCCCGGCACCGACTGGCGCAACTGGTTCATCGCCGGCCCTCACGGCGCGCTCGATGTCGAACTCGGAGCCACAAGGGCCAGGGCGGCCACCTTGCTGACCCTGTCGCTGCCCGGAGCCGCTTACATATACCAGGGCGAAGAGTTGGGGCTGCCCGAGGTGTGGGACCTGCCCGAGGATGTGCTCGACGACCCCACCTGGGAGCGCTCCGAGCACACGGTCAAGGGAAGAGACGGCTGCAGGGTGCCAATTCCGTGGACCATCGAAGGCCAGTCGTTTGGGTTCGGTGGCCCGGCTTGGCTGCCTCAACCGCCGTCGTTTGGCTCCATGTCGGTCGAGGCCCAGCACAACGACCCACAGTCGATGTTGAACCTGTACCGCAACGCGCTGTCGTTGCGTTCGCAGTGGTTCGCAGCGGACGAGAAGCTCGAGATGCTCGAGTTGGGTCCAGACCTGGTGGCCTTCGAGCGTGGCACCGGTGCACGTTGTGTGGTCAACATGGGCTCGGCCGCCGCGTCCGTGAACACCGACGGCCGCTTGGTGCTGTTGTCTTCGTCGCCCCTGAGCTCGCCCGCTGACGGAGTCGTCCAGTTGCCACCCGACACGGCCGTTTGGCTGGTGCCCGCCGATGGCTGA
- a CDS encoding glycoside hydrolase family 13 protein, producing MADPSGPLLASPHHSPSAYMVSNPTPASGETVEVSVVVPDQSGVGPVMLRTVHDGEATFVEGRSRRVGASSVWTFDLGCHNEIVNYRFWCGGSEPHWLTGEGLVGHDPTDRSDFKLATTGATPKWVPETVWYQIFPDRFASADPNKPLPEWARHSDWDAPIARGRAAMSQVYGGDLDGISGHLDHLIDLGVGGIYLTPVFEARSNHRYDASSFDRVDPLLGGDEALVRLAQACHRAGIRVISDLTLNHTGSSHEWFQAAQADLGSPEAGFYFFGDEPDDYEAWLGVASLPKLDHSSGELRRRLYEGPRSAFGKFLGAPFELDGWRIDVANMTGRLGLSDLNRQVRSAARATLDQIDPDKWLVGEHFFDYSLDATGPGWHGCMNYGGVARPILSWLGSEPARRTFMPGPGVDARAGGSVAASIDAVMSSVPWQFVLGSMALIGSHDTSRWHSMAASPELARIGVALTMTLPGSPCIFYGDEIGLTGVGNHESRRTMPWNRDSWDRAELDWYRSLIALRGSSQALAHGGLRWAERADDALAFIRESAEERMLVRACRAGAPALRLSEQLLGTNQAELVFGDGTVSRVDGNLEFDLEGPGVAIWRIGPQALTQL from the coding sequence ATGGCTGACCCGTCTGGGCCACTGCTGGCCTCGCCGCACCATTCTCCGAGCGCCTACATGGTGTCGAACCCGACGCCTGCGTCCGGCGAGACGGTCGAGGTCAGCGTCGTCGTGCCGGACCAGTCTGGCGTCGGGCCGGTGATGCTGCGCACGGTTCACGACGGTGAGGCGACCTTTGTCGAGGGCCGATCGAGACGTGTAGGGGCATCGTCGGTGTGGACCTTCGACCTGGGCTGCCACAACGAGATCGTCAACTATCGCTTCTGGTGTGGCGGCAGCGAACCCCACTGGTTGACCGGCGAGGGCCTGGTGGGCCACGACCCGACCGATCGCAGCGACTTCAAGCTGGCGACCACCGGCGCTACGCCCAAGTGGGTTCCGGAGACGGTCTGGTACCAGATCTTCCCCGACCGGTTCGCCTCGGCAGACCCGAACAAGCCTCTGCCCGAATGGGCGCGACACAGCGACTGGGATGCCCCAATAGCGCGCGGCCGGGCCGCGATGTCTCAGGTGTACGGCGGCGATCTCGACGGCATCAGCGGCCACCTCGACCATCTGATCGACCTTGGGGTTGGCGGCATCTACCTGACCCCGGTTTTCGAGGCCCGGTCCAACCACCGTTATGACGCGTCCAGCTTCGACCGGGTCGACCCATTGCTGGGTGGCGACGAGGCTCTGGTGCGCTTGGCCCAAGCCTGCCACCGTGCCGGAATTCGGGTGATCAGCGACCTGACCCTCAACCACACCGGAAGCTCGCACGAGTGGTTTCAGGCCGCGCAGGCCGATCTCGGCAGTCCCGAGGCAGGCTTCTATTTCTTCGGCGACGAGCCCGATGACTACGAGGCGTGGCTGGGGGTGGCCTCATTGCCCAAGCTCGACCACTCGTCGGGTGAACTGCGCCGCCGACTGTACGAAGGTCCGCGGTCTGCCTTCGGCAAGTTCCTCGGCGCACCCTTCGAACTCGACGGTTGGCGCATCGATGTAGCGAACATGACCGGTCGGTTGGGACTGTCCGACCTCAATCGACAGGTGCGTTCCGCGGCGCGGGCCACACTCGACCAGATCGATCCCGACAAGTGGTTGGTAGGCGAACACTTCTTCGACTACTCGCTCGACGCCACAGGCCCCGGGTGGCACGGCTGCATGAACTATGGAGGGGTGGCGCGCCCGATTCTCAGCTGGTTGGGTTCAGAACCAGCGCGCCGCACCTTCATGCCAGGCCCGGGCGTCGACGCCCGCGCCGGTGGCTCCGTCGCGGCCTCGATAGACGCTGTGATGTCGTCTGTGCCCTGGCAATTCGTCTTGGGCTCGATGGCACTGATCGGATCACACGACACCTCGCGGTGGCATTCGATGGCGGCATCGCCCGAGCTTGCACGTATCGGCGTGGCCCTGACGATGACGCTGCCCGGTTCGCCATGCATCTTCTATGGAGACGAAATCGGGCTCACCGGAGTTGGCAACCACGAGTCGCGCCGCACCATGCCGTGGAATCGTGACAGCTGGGATCGTGCCGAACTCGACTGGTATCGCTCGCTGATCGCCCTCCGAGGCTCCTCGCAGGCGCTTGCTCACGGGGGGCTGCGCTGGGCCGAGAGGGCCGACGACGCGCTGGCTTTCATCCGCGAGAGTGCCGAAGAGCGCATGTTGGTGCGTGCGTGTCGCGCAGGCGCGCCGGCCCTGCGGCTTTCAGAACAGCTGCTGGGCACCAACCAGGCCGAGCTGGTGTTCGGCGATGGCACGGTCAGCCGTGTCGACGGCAATCTCGAGTTCGATCTGGAAGGCCCGGGCGTCGCAATCTGGCGGATCGGGCCGCAAGCCCTTACACAACTGTGA